Proteins encoded by one window of Geobacter sp. DSM 9736:
- a CDS encoding CxxxxCH/CxxCH domain-containing protein, whose amino-acid sequence MRTEKLIGIAVKRDSQVDSIKEEIIVSSYFRRMAALAQVGLLALCLVVAISGAAQAAQYSMTCASCHGMPPLDDTTRNIGTGAFQGNHQTHQPAVATATDCAMCHNVTGFHNGHMDGRINLQPNVNNSPATAQYRVGGAAVAFKNQTSVPVLGSCSNANCHFERQTPVWGSPKLGARSEAVCSTCHDAVPTTDAHAKHTAFIASKNSVPAADTCNSCHVTNYGDAAHAFEVGRAIKVQLASGKYSTATKASYLPSQQSSRVAGDCSNLYCHSNGAGSFTKPNWGTPASGACGTCHANPPVTSTHQTFGAAANNCSTCHIDTDAAHVNTKIDKSARLTSAPHFNNVTTGSYPASYITSRSACADCHNTTAGNQTIRQQWAGSGHGTTTASPWVSSDFKTRSGCVQCHTTTGFVAFSSAKKTSAWGVASDKTKETITCRACHSDEATGAVRMVTPAKTFSSYTAFRNADMRTSNICADCHSGRDAANRRVAVMTNFSTAMSYGAHYLPAAGTVQGITGYAFPGRSYTLADNSHSKAGTLNANNTGTDGPCVTCHMTATDKHTFGAVTTDAGGAITGIKTTICTNCHSSSLPAATLDAKRVAFNNAMDVLKAAFADKGIIWNSTSKTFNTTTGGTVIKWGLKTGNEAARNKYGAAYNYRLFYADPAAYTHNPAYARQLIIDSIDAAYNNGIVTGDITAALADLVNRGKITQVQADSVVAYKSPTASCNGCHGNPPATTTHTAFGTAANTCSTCHVFTGVNGETHLNGTVNKTALLTSAPHFNNLTGAKFPASYITTQSTCADCHNTTANNKTIRQQWAGSSHGDTTGLAWINYDFKTRAGCVQCHTTTGFVTFSTARKTSAWGVASDKSKETLTCRGCHSDVASGAVRNVTRSNPFDVETTYQNVEMSTSNICSNCHSGRNNGVSIQSKVGTSDFTNLAFISPHYLSAAGSVQGKTAFHFPGRTYTGFADNAHGKVGMGNANGTGTTGPCVACHMTSGEKHTFEPISTASNGAITKITSTSCTKCHNTSLPAVTLDTKRVDFNSALNVLRAALAARTPAIIVTDAYPYVSNRNWGTGQAGANLMGATFNLKLFITEPGAYAHNPAYAKQIIADSIEAAVTGGTVTGDLNTALATLVTRGTITQPQADSVLGYRDPEGSCATCHGNPPATTTHTAFGTAANTCSTCHVFTGVNGETHLNGTVNKTALLTSAPHFNNLTGAKFPASYITTQSTCADCHNTTANNKTIRQQWAGSSHGDTTGLAWINYDFKTRAGCVQCHTTTGFVTFSTARKTSAWGVASDKSKETLTCRGCHSDVASGAVRNVTRSNPFDVETTYQNVEMSTSNICSNCHSGRNNGVSIQSKVGTSDFTNLAFISPHYLSAAGSVQGKTAFHFPGRTYTGFADNAHGKVGMGNANGTGTTGPCVACHMTSGEKHTFEPISTASNGAITKITSTSCTKCHNTSLPAVTLDTKRVDFNSALNVLRAALAARTPAIIVTDAYPYVSNRNWGTGQAGANLMGATFNLKLFITEPGAYAHNPAYAKQIIADSIEAAVMDGTVTGDLNTALATLVTRGTITQAQADSVLGYKNPEGSCTTCHGNPPNNDTHLGIVAGTCASCHEYTGVNGATHNNGTVDMNATGGSCDACHGYPPAPRKIAEGQTLVFGKQGQWSSARFEDYSGGGGAHLVAAHINPGVKPSDGWAPCLTCHVDGSAAHARTLPVKYNVSNVTVKMKQNYKKFNVSQFITYSGAKLSNPPLRNTTGSCYNSSCHFKQSPQWSIER is encoded by the coding sequence TTGAGAACCGAGAAGCTGATAGGTATCGCAGTGAAAAGAGACTCGCAGGTAGATTCGATAAAGGAGGAGATTATTGTGAGCAGCTATTTTAGGAGGATGGCGGCATTAGCGCAGGTCGGATTGTTGGCCTTGTGTCTAGTTGTCGCAATTTCAGGTGCAGCACAGGCCGCGCAGTACAGCATGACCTGTGCCTCTTGTCACGGGATGCCCCCGCTGGACGACACCACCCGAAATATCGGTACGGGTGCATTCCAAGGGAATCACCAGACTCACCAGCCGGCAGTTGCTACTGCTACTGATTGCGCGATGTGCCACAACGTCACAGGATTCCACAATGGGCACATGGATGGGCGGATCAATTTACAGCCGAATGTAAATAATTCTCCGGCTACGGCTCAATACAGAGTAGGTGGGGCGGCTGTTGCATTCAAGAACCAGACATCTGTGCCTGTTCTTGGTTCCTGTTCCAATGCAAACTGCCATTTCGAGAGACAAACTCCTGTCTGGGGCAGCCCGAAACTGGGCGCACGCTCAGAAGCCGTCTGTTCCACTTGTCACGATGCAGTTCCGACCACGGATGCTCATGCAAAGCACACTGCATTCATTGCCTCCAAAAACTCAGTCCCTGCGGCAGATACCTGTAATTCCTGTCACGTAACCAATTATGGTGATGCAGCGCATGCCTTCGAGGTTGGGCGGGCTATCAAGGTGCAACTCGCTTCTGGAAAGTATAGCACCGCCACCAAGGCGAGCTACCTGCCATCCCAGCAGTCTTCAAGGGTCGCTGGTGATTGTAGCAACCTTTACTGCCACAGTAACGGTGCAGGAAGCTTCACCAAGCCGAACTGGGGAACTCCGGCATCTGGAGCCTGCGGAACATGTCATGCTAATCCTCCGGTGACGTCGACCCACCAGACCTTCGGCGCAGCAGCAAATAACTGCTCGACCTGTCACATCGACACGGACGCAGCCCACGTAAATACAAAAATCGATAAATCGGCACGGCTGACCAGCGCGCCGCACTTCAATAACGTTACCACCGGCTCATACCCGGCATCGTACATCACCTCGAGATCTGCCTGTGCGGACTGCCACAACACCACGGCCGGCAATCAAACGATTCGTCAGCAGTGGGCCGGCTCAGGCCATGGCACCACTACCGCTTCACCCTGGGTTTCTTCTGACTTCAAGACGCGCTCAGGCTGCGTACAGTGTCACACCACCACAGGCTTCGTAGCCTTCTCTTCGGCCAAGAAGACCTCCGCATGGGGTGTTGCTTCCGACAAGACGAAGGAAACCATCACTTGCCGTGCCTGCCACAGCGACGAGGCCACAGGTGCTGTGCGGATGGTTACTCCGGCTAAGACGTTCAGCAGCTATACTGCGTTCCGCAATGCCGACATGCGTACCTCCAATATCTGCGCCGACTGCCACAGCGGCAGGGATGCAGCCAACCGCAGAGTTGCCGTAATGACAAACTTCAGTACGGCTATGAGCTATGGCGCACATTATCTGCCCGCAGCGGGTACGGTACAGGGGATAACCGGCTACGCATTCCCCGGCCGCAGCTACACTCTTGCAGACAACAGCCACAGCAAGGCCGGGACGCTCAATGCCAACAACACCGGCACTGACGGCCCCTGCGTTACCTGCCATATGACCGCTACCGATAAGCACACGTTCGGTGCTGTCACTACTGATGCCGGGGGTGCAATCACCGGTATCAAGACCACCATCTGTACGAACTGCCACAGCAGTTCGCTTCCTGCAGCAACGCTCGATGCCAAGCGTGTAGCATTCAACAACGCCATGGATGTCCTTAAGGCAGCCTTTGCCGACAAGGGGATCATCTGGAACAGCACATCAAAGACCTTCAACACCACTACCGGTGGAACTGTCATCAAGTGGGGACTTAAAACCGGCAACGAGGCAGCTAGAAACAAGTACGGCGCGGCTTACAACTATCGTCTGTTCTATGCCGACCCCGCTGCCTACACCCACAACCCGGCGTATGCGCGTCAGTTGATAATTGATTCTATCGACGCAGCATATAATAACGGGATTGTTACCGGCGACATTACCGCAGCGCTTGCCGACCTGGTAAACAGAGGCAAGATCACACAGGTCCAGGCCGACAGCGTCGTGGCCTACAAGAGCCCGACGGCCAGCTGTAACGGCTGTCACGGAAATCCGCCGGCCACCACAACCCACACCGCGTTCGGCACTGCAGCAAATACCTGCTCGACCTGCCACGTATTCACCGGCGTGAACGGCGAGACGCACCTCAACGGCACGGTCAACAAGACGGCACTGCTTACGAGCGCACCGCACTTCAACAACCTGACGGGAGCGAAGTTCCCGGCCTCGTACATCACCACCCAGTCTACCTGCGCTGACTGCCACAACACCACTGCAAACAACAAGACGATCCGTCAGCAGTGGGCCGGTTCCAGCCACGGGGATACCACGGGGCTGGCCTGGATCAACTATGACTTCAAAACCAGGGCCGGCTGCGTACAGTGTCACACCACCACCGGTTTCGTAACCTTCTCGACTGCACGTAAGACCAGTGCCTGGGGCGTTGCTTCTGACAAGTCGAAAGAAACCCTTACCTGTCGTGGCTGCCACAGCGACGTAGCCTCGGGTGCGGTACGCAACGTCACCCGCTCGAATCCTTTCGACGTAGAAACCACCTACCAGAACGTCGAAATGTCCACGTCGAACATCTGTTCCAACTGCCACAGCGGCCGGAACAACGGCGTATCTATTCAGTCCAAGGTCGGGACCTCCGACTTCACCAACCTGGCCTTTATTTCGCCGCACTACCTGTCGGCTGCAGGTTCGGTACAGGGCAAAACTGCTTTCCACTTCCCCGGCCGCACCTACACTGGCTTTGCGGACAACGCTCACGGCAAGGTCGGCATGGGTAACGCCAACGGTACCGGCACCACCGGCCCCTGCGTCGCCTGTCACATGACCAGTGGGGAGAAGCACACGTTCGAGCCGATATCTACCGCCTCCAACGGTGCGATCACCAAGATCACCAGCACCTCATGTACCAAGTGTCACAACACATCGCTGCCGGCTGTCACGCTGGACACGAAGCGAGTTGACTTCAACAGCGCCCTCAACGTCCTCAGGGCGGCCCTTGCAGCACGTACACCTGCCATCATCGTCACCGATGCCTACCCGTATGTCAGCAACAGGAACTGGGGCACGGGTCAGGCTGGTGCGAACCTGATGGGTGCAACCTTCAACCTCAAACTTTTCATTACCGAACCGGGCGCTTATGCCCATAACCCGGCGTATGCGAAGCAGATCATCGCAGACTCCATCGAAGCAGCAGTAACGGGGGGCACCGTAACAGGCGACCTCAATACCGCCCTGGCCACCCTGGTAACGCGTGGCACTATCACGCAGCCCCAGGCTGACAGCGTTCTCGGTTACAGGGATCCCGAAGGCTCCTGTGCAACCTGTCACGGAAATCCGCCGGCCACCACAACCCACACCGCGTTCGGCACTGCAGCAAATACCTGCTCGACCTGCCACGTATTCACCGGCGTGAACGGCGAGACGCACCTCAACGGCACGGTCAACAAGACGGCACTGCTTACGAGCGCACCGCACTTCAACAACCTGACGGGAGCGAAGTTCCCGGCCTCGTACATCACCACCCAGTCTACCTGCGCTGACTGCCACAACACCACTGCAAACAACAAGACGATCCGTCAGCAGTGGGCCGGTTCCAGCCACGGGGATACCACGGGGCTGGCCTGGATCAACTATGACTTCAAAACCAGGGCCGGCTGCGTACAGTGTCACACCACCACCGGTTTCGTAACCTTCTCGACTGCACGTAAGACCAGTGCCTGGGGCGTTGCTTCTGACAAGTCGAAAGAAACCCTTACCTGTCGTGGCTGCCACAGCGACGTAGCCTCGGGTGCGGTACGCAACGTCACCCGCTCGAATCCTTTCGACGTAGAAACCACCTACCAGAACGTCGAAATGTCCACGTCGAACATCTGTTCCAACTGCCACAGCGGCCGGAACAACGGCGTATCTATTCAGTCCAAGGTCGGGACCTCCGACTTCACCAACCTGGCCTTTATTTCGCCGCACTACCTGTCGGCTGCAGGTTCGGTACAGGGCAAAACTGCTTTCCACTTCCCCGGCCGCACCTACACTGGCTTTGCGGACAACGCTCACGGCAAGGTCGGCATGGGTAACGCCAACGGTACCGGCACCACCGGCCCCTGCGTCGCCTGTCACATGACCAGTGGGGAGAAGCACACGTTCGAGCCGATATCTACCGCCTCCAACGGTGCGATCACCAAGATCACCAGCACCTCATGTACCAAGTGTCACAACACATCGCTGCCGGCTGTCACGCTGGACACGAAGCGAGTTGACTTCAACAGCGCCCTCAACGTCCTCAGGGCGGCCCTTGCAGCACGTACACCTGCCATCATCGTCACCGATGCCTACCCGTATGTCAGCAACAGGAACTGGGGCACGGGTCAGGCTGGTGCGAACCTGATGGGTGCAACCTTCAACCTCAAACTGTTCATTACCGAACCGGGCGCTTATGCCCATAACCCGGCGTATGCGAAGCAGATCATCGCAGACTCCATCGAAGCAGCAGTAATGGACGGCACCGTAACGGGCGACCTCAACACCGCCCTGGCTACCCTGGTAACGCGTGGCACTATCACACAGGCCCAGGCTGACAGCGTTCTCGGTTACAAGAATCCCGAAGGCTCCTGTACAACTTGCCACGGCAATCCGCCAAATAACGATACGCATCTTGGTATCGTGGCGGGGACATGCGCAAGCTGCCATGAGTACACCGGGGTAAACGGTGCAACTCACAATAACGGCACCGTAGACATGAATGCCACCGGCGGCAGCTGTGATGCTTGCCATGGTTACCCGCCTGCACCGCGTAAAATCGCAGAGGGACAGACTCTTGTATTCGGTAAGCAGGGTCAGTGGTCAAGCGCACGCTTCGAGGATTACTCGGGCGGTGGTGGTGCTCACCTCGTAGCAGCTCATATCAATCCAGGCGTCAAGCCTTCGGATGGCTGGGCACCGTGCCTCACCTGCCACGTAGACGGCTCTGCGGCACATGCCAGAACGTTGCCGGTCAAATACAACGTGAGCAACGTGACGGTCAAGATGAAGCAGAATTACAAGAAGTTCAACGTCAGCCAGTTCATTACCTACAGTGGCGCGAAGTTGAGCAATCCGCCGCTGCGTAACACAACAGGCAGCTGTTACAACTCCAGCTGTCACTTCAAGCAGTCTCCGCAGTGGAGTATAGAGAGGTAG
- a CDS encoding CxxxxCH/CxxCH domain-containing protein, protein MRNTFGATTIVRSRNWLFLLPVLMLCGIQSVEAAPQYNLTCSSCHNMPPLDGASRNPGTGAFTGNHLTHQPASATSGDCVLCHSDDAADFSTGHTDGTISFKANINASPAVGQYKVAGSAVLFKNQTSVPALGTCSNVNCHFEKTTPQWGAPALGAADIANCSVCHDALPSSNSHAKHISAGGGTLASCAKCHPDYAAPALPKPYMHATSVGRPILITAENSYIGSNNLYLPSQSGSRVLGSCDTASCHDDGTGTQVDTPAWGTVVPSCTVCHPRQPQSGSHEGHLGMGAVCADCHGGTVEGSTANAKHVNEVIDVFKTNPGDLGYPQNKAKGSAYATCSNASCHDNGTGVPSTTPVWGDVAPKCTQCHALKPTTGSHTAHFNGMTMVCSDCHKGAVEGVTPPVEHLDHNIDAYVTNPGDMGYPANKPKGTAGATCSTATCHDDGRGNLVTSPAWGTPNNDCSACHAKRPTTGTHTQHVVGVGMTCAGCHKGAIEGSTASLQHMDHNVDVYKTVDGDLGYPANKAKGSAFTSCSASACHGTLSPAWGANTNSYQCTKCHGKGTVLQNYSTGTHQQSAPGYDSVGLGTGRQTGTIISEVSDDPKVGAHDAHLRSRNNIGKPSLCTDCHAVPATALIAGHMNGSSLPSFSKFVKNVETSTGSNVPYTWSSGALISSYSAGTCSNTYCHGSTLPGGTDKSPKWNVGSYLDGTSADCAKCHGNPPTTSVKYPHAAGDTACSSCHPHDGHKSEVDPLNGVPFHLNGKLEANKYCDTCHDYDTRGVGGTIWGKGAPMAVEGFGAHAMHINYLKMRMNATYLNPNVDEYGQGYAAAVCGVCHTNDPLKHEKGNRSAPRDITFGESNARQFGSVSDYTLWYNGRTGQSSAVRLKTCSNIDCHYKTSPIWQPF, encoded by the coding sequence ATGAGAAATACGTTTGGAGCTACTACCATAGTTCGCTCAAGAAATTGGCTCTTCCTGCTGCCTGTTCTCATGCTGTGTGGTATTCAGTCCGTGGAGGCCGCTCCGCAATACAATCTCACCTGCAGCTCCTGCCATAATATGCCCCCTCTAGACGGCGCTAGCAGGAATCCTGGGACCGGGGCTTTTACCGGCAATCACCTGACTCATCAGCCTGCCAGCGCCACCAGTGGCGACTGCGTTCTTTGCCACAGTGATGATGCCGCTGATTTTTCAACCGGTCATACCGATGGGACTATCAGCTTCAAGGCTAATATCAATGCATCACCTGCTGTCGGGCAGTATAAGGTTGCCGGCAGTGCCGTATTATTCAAGAACCAGACGTCGGTCCCTGCTTTGGGTACTTGTTCCAACGTCAATTGTCACTTCGAAAAAACGACACCACAATGGGGCGCGCCCGCATTAGGTGCTGCAGATATAGCAAACTGTTCCGTATGTCACGATGCATTGCCCTCCTCGAATTCACATGCAAAGCACATTTCCGCCGGTGGCGGCACTTTGGCTTCATGCGCTAAATGTCATCCCGATTACGCTGCCCCCGCTCTTCCCAAGCCTTACATGCATGCGACGAGTGTCGGCCGCCCGATTCTCATAACAGCGGAAAATTCTTACATTGGCTCCAATAATCTCTATCTTCCCAGCCAGAGCGGAAGCCGAGTTTTGGGTAGCTGCGATACCGCAAGTTGTCACGATGATGGTACCGGAACACAGGTTGATACTCCTGCCTGGGGGACGGTTGTTCCGAGCTGCACCGTCTGTCACCCGCGCCAGCCCCAGTCCGGGAGCCATGAAGGGCATCTGGGCATGGGAGCGGTATGCGCAGACTGTCACGGTGGGACTGTTGAAGGCTCGACGGCGAATGCGAAGCATGTCAATGAAGTCATAGACGTCTTCAAAACAAACCCCGGCGACCTTGGATATCCGCAGAACAAGGCAAAAGGAAGTGCATACGCTACCTGTTCAAATGCCAGCTGCCATGACAACGGAACCGGTGTTCCCAGCACTACTCCCGTCTGGGGAGATGTAGCTCCGAAATGTACTCAATGTCATGCTCTTAAGCCGACTACCGGAAGCCATACCGCTCACTTCAACGGAATGACCATGGTATGTTCAGACTGCCATAAGGGTGCAGTTGAGGGTGTCACTCCTCCGGTGGAGCATCTCGACCACAACATCGATGCTTATGTAACCAATCCTGGAGATATGGGCTACCCGGCCAATAAGCCGAAAGGCACCGCAGGCGCAACCTGCAGCACTGCAACTTGTCATGACGACGGGCGGGGAAACCTGGTTACCTCGCCAGCTTGGGGCACTCCCAATAATGACTGTTCAGCCTGTCATGCGAAACGGCCGACTACCGGGACTCATACTCAACATGTTGTCGGCGTCGGCATGACCTGCGCAGGCTGTCATAAAGGGGCGATTGAAGGATCTACCGCTTCCCTGCAGCACATGGATCATAATGTCGATGTTTACAAAACGGTAGACGGCGATCTTGGCTACCCTGCCAATAAGGCAAAGGGAAGCGCCTTTACTTCATGCTCGGCGTCTGCTTGTCATGGCACGTTGTCCCCCGCTTGGGGAGCCAATACCAACAGTTACCAGTGCACCAAGTGCCACGGCAAGGGCACTGTACTGCAGAACTACAGCACCGGCACGCATCAGCAGAGCGCTCCCGGCTACGACTCTGTCGGGCTCGGCACCGGAAGACAGACGGGAACGATTATCAGTGAAGTATCGGATGATCCCAAGGTCGGGGCGCATGACGCACACCTCAGGTCCCGCAACAATATTGGAAAGCCTTCGCTCTGTACTGACTGCCATGCGGTACCCGCAACGGCTCTCATAGCGGGACATATGAACGGGTCGTCCCTCCCCAGCTTCAGCAAGTTCGTCAAGAACGTTGAGACTTCAACCGGCAGTAACGTGCCCTATACCTGGTCTTCAGGAGCATTGATCTCTTCCTATTCTGCCGGTACCTGTTCCAATACGTACTGCCATGGTTCCACGCTGCCAGGTGGAACGGACAAGAGCCCGAAATGGAACGTGGGAAGTTATCTCGATGGAACGAGTGCAGACTGCGCGAAGTGCCATGGTAACCCTCCCACCACCTCTGTTAAATATCCTCACGCCGCAGGCGACACAGCTTGCTCGTCATGTCATCCGCACGACGGTCACAAATCGGAGGTCGATCCGCTTAATGGTGTTCCTTTCCACCTCAACGGCAAACTCGAGGCCAACAAATACTGTGATACCTGCCATGACTATGACACTCGCGGTGTAGGAGGAACTATCTGGGGCAAGGGTGCGCCGATGGCTGTAGAAGGTTTCGGCGCCCACGCAATGCATATCAACTACCTTAAAATGCGTATGAACGCGACATACCTCAATCCAAACGTGGATGAATACGGGCAGGGCTATGCCGCTGCCGTCTGCGGTGTTTGTCACACGAACGACCCGCTCAAGCATGAGAAAGGGAATCGCAGCGCGCCGCGGGACATCACCTTTGGTGAAAGCAACGCACGCCAGTTTGGATCTGTCAGTGATTACACCCTCTGGTACAACGGAAGAACAGGCCAATCATCAGCCGTTCGACTCAAAACTTGTTCCAACATAGACTGCCACTACAAAACGTCGCCTATTTGGCAGCCGTTCTAG